The Solicola gregarius DNA window CTGACGCATGCTGCGGTCCCGGGGTCGTCAGGTCAGACCCTGGGACCGCACAGGGTCACACGCGAGTAGTCGGGAGATGAGGATTCGTCCATGAAACCTCTCAGAGCCGCGTGTTCGGTTGCCGTCTCTTGCATCCTGCTCGCCGCAACCGTCGCGACCGCGCCGACGTCGTCGGCGAAGGACGGATCCTTCTACGACATCCCCGCCACGCTGCCGAAGGCCAACGGCGCGATCATCAAGAGTGAACCGTCGAAGCTGGTCAACTACGGGCTGCCGGCACTCGCGACGTCGCAGCGGGTCATGTACAAGTCGACCGACCGCCAGGGCGACCCGATGGCGGTCACCGGGCAGGTGTTGACGCCGAGGCACCCGTGGATCGGGCTGGGCGAACGCCCCATCGTCGCGTACGCGATCGGCACGCACGGCCTCGGCGACCAGTGCGCCCCCTCGCGGACCTTCCCCAGAGGGCAGGACATCGAGGGGCTGCTCGTACGCGCGCTGCTGATCCGCGGCTACGGCGTCGTGGTCACCGACTACGAGGGCCTCGGCACGACCGATCCACACACGTACATGGTGCGTAAGTCGCAGGCACACGCCGTTCTCGACTCGGTGCGAGCCGCGCAGCGTCTCCCCGACTCCGGGCTGCCGGAAGCAGGACCGGTCGCCATCGCGGGCTACTCGCAGGGTGGCGGCGCTTCGGCGTCCGCGGCCGAGCTGGCCCACACGTACGCCCCCGAGCTGAACGTCCGCGGCGCGTACGCCGGTGCCGTACCCGCCGACCTGGCCGCTGTCGGCCGTTACCTCGACGGTGCACAGCACGCCGGGTTCGCGATGTACGCGGCGCGCTCGCTCGCACTGGAGTACGACGTGAATGTGAAGAAGTACCTCAACAAGCGCGGGCGTGCCGTACTCCGCGATGTTGCCGAGCAGTGCACGGCCGAGTCGATCTCGAAGTACGCGGGCACGAAGACGAAGACGCTCACGAAGAGCGGCCAGACCCTGGCGCAGCTCCTTGACCGCCAACCGTTCCGCAGGATCGTGAAGCAGCAGCGGATCGGCCGGCGCATCCCGCAGATGCCGATGCTCATCACCCACAGCCCGGCAGACGACGTGATCCCGTACAAGGTCGGTAAGCGGCTTGCGAAGGGCTACTGCTCGAAGGGCGTGCACGTGCGGTTCAAGGAGCTCGCACCGACCGATCACGGCACCGGCGGGGCTACGGGATTCCCCGACGTCCTTGCGTTCCTGGAGGAGCGCTTCCTCGGGCTACCACCGTCGGACAACTGCGCATAACCGGTGTGACGGACTCGCCGCGCTCACACCCCGTTGCACCCTCCGCACTCCCTGGTACTCCCGGCTAAGGTCGTACCAAGGCAACCAGGAGGGTGCGACGGATGAGCGGAGAGTCCGAACAGGGTCTATCGATCTTTGAGTGGGTCGATGATCCTCGGTTCCCGACCGTTCGACGGTTCGGCTACGACACGGTCGCGGTCGACGCATACGTACGTTCGCATGCGGAAGACTCCGGCAAAGTCCGGTCGGACGCCGACGCGGTCCGCGACGAGTGCTCCTCGCTGCGCGCCGAGATCCGGCGCCTGATCGCCGACCTGAACGACGCGGGCGTACCCACCGAGTCCGCACTCGCCGGACAGGTCGCCGAGAAGCTCATCGATGCCGACACCCGCGCGAAGCAGATTCTTGCCGAGGGTGACGGGGCCGCCGAGCAGATCCGGCGTGATGCCCGAGCCGAGGCCGACGAGCTGCGTGCGAAGGCGACTGCCGAGGTCGCGGCGATCCGCGAGGAGCGCCTGGCGGAGGTCGAGCGCGACCGGCCGCAGGCGACCGAAGACGCCGCCGAGGAGAGAGCGACCGCGCGAGCGGCCGCCGAGGAGATCGTCGGCCGTGCCCGCAAGGAGGCCGACGAGCGGCGCCGGGCCACGGGCCAGGAGGCGTCCGAACTGCGCGCGGCAGCGACCAAGGAGTCCGACGAGGCAAGGGCGACGGCCGATGCCGAGCTTGCCGAGGCGCGGCGTGACATCGAGGCGGCGCGGGCCGTCCATGAGCGCGAGGCCCGCGAGGTTCACGCAACCACACGTAAGCGTGCGCAGGAGCTCGCCGAGCAGGCCGAGACGCGCGTACGAGAGGTCGAGAACCGCGTCCGCGACGCGTCGACCGGCGCCCGCGAGCACCTCGATGCGAGCCGGGCCGAGTCCGATCGCCTGCTACGCCGTACGCGGAGGCTCGCCGAGCAGCACATCTCCGAGGCGCGCAGCGTCGCCACGGAGAACTCCGTCGCCGCGGTCACCGAGCTGGAGCGCCGTTCGGCGCGGCTCGAAGCCGAGATCGAGCGGCTCCAGCGACGCGAGGACGGGATGCGTACGCGCATCGCCGAACTCCGCTCGATGGCGGCCGATCTCAGCGGTATCGAGGATGACGATCCCGAATCTGCGCAATGACGGTCGGCATCGGGCCCGGCGTCGGGGGTCCGTGACCCGGTAGCACGGTGTCGACCTCGAGATCGGCGAGTTCGTTCAGGCTGGCGAGGGCCTGGCTCGGATCGTGATGGAAGAACTCCGGCAGCAGCTGCGGACCTTGCACCCGCGAGGTCGCGTGCTCGGTGGTGATGGCATCGCCGGCGACGAGTACGCGCTCGGCCTCGAAGTAGTACGCGGTGTGGCCGGTCGTGTGCCCGGTGACGACGATCGGTCGCGGCGATCCGGGGAGCGTACGCGCGGTCGCCTCGTCGATCGGCTCCGCGGACGGGACACCGAGGCCGGCCCGGCCGCGCATCAGGCCGACTATCTGCACGCTCCAGGTGAGGACGCCTGGACGGGTGAGGTTTCGGACGATGTCGGGTGGTCCGGCCTGCTCGAGGAACTCCCGCCGGATGTGCGCGGCTTCTCGTTCACTGGAGTACACCGGGGTTCCGTACCTGGTAGCGAGCCACGGGAGCCCGCCGATATGGTCGACGTGTCCGTGCGTGACGAGCGCTGCGGCGATCTCGTCCGGGCCGTGCCCGAGCTCGCGGATCGAGCGCTCGAGCAGGTCCCGCTGGCCGACGTACCCGGCGTCGATCAGCAGTAGCCCGTCGGGCCCGTCGTAGATGACCCAGTTGACGTGCCGGGTGCTGACCAGATGGAGCGAGTCG harbors:
- a CDS encoding alpha/beta fold hydrolase, giving the protein MKPLRAACSVAVSCILLAATVATAPTSSAKDGSFYDIPATLPKANGAIIKSEPSKLVNYGLPALATSQRVMYKSTDRQGDPMAVTGQVLTPRHPWIGLGERPIVAYAIGTHGLGDQCAPSRTFPRGQDIEGLLVRALLIRGYGVVVTDYEGLGTTDPHTYMVRKSQAHAVLDSVRAAQRLPDSGLPEAGPVAIAGYSQGGGASASAAELAHTYAPELNVRGAYAGAVPADLAAVGRYLDGAQHAGFAMYAARSLALEYDVNVKKYLNKRGRAVLRDVAEQCTAESISKYAGTKTKTLTKSGQTLAQLLDRQPFRRIVKQQRIGRRIPQMPMLITHSPADDVIPYKVGKRLAKGYCSKGVHVRFKELAPTDHGTGGATGFPDVLAFLEERFLGLPPSDNCA
- a CDS encoding coiled-coil domain-containing protein, producing MSGESEQGLSIFEWVDDPRFPTVRRFGYDTVAVDAYVRSHAEDSGKVRSDADAVRDECSSLRAEIRRLIADLNDAGVPTESALAGQVAEKLIDADTRAKQILAEGDGAAEQIRRDARAEADELRAKATAEVAAIREERLAEVERDRPQATEDAAEERATARAAAEEIVGRARKEADERRRATGQEASELRAAATKESDEARATADAELAEARRDIEAARAVHEREAREVHATTRKRAQELAEQAETRVREVENRVRDASTGAREHLDASRAESDRLLRRTRRLAEQHISEARSVATENSVAAVTELERRSARLEAEIERLQRREDGMRTRIAELRSMAADLSGIEDDDPESAQ
- a CDS encoding MBL fold metallo-hydrolase, encoding MEITQASDSLHLVSTRHVNWVIYDGPDGLLLIDAGYVGQRDLLERSIRELGHGPDEIAAALVTHGHVDHIGGLPWLATRYGTPVYSSEREAAHIRREFLEQAGPPDIVRNLTRPGVLTWSVQIVGLMRGRAGLGVPSAEPIDEATARTLPGSPRPIVVTGHTTGHTAYYFEAERVLVAGDAITTEHATSRVQGPQLLPEFFHHDPSQALASLNELADLEVDTVLPGHGPPTPGPMPTVIAQIRDRHPRYR